ATCATCgcgataataatttctaattgttACATAACACAATCGAATTCTTACAACTTGGATAAGCATGTTGAGATACAACGAAATTTTACCAACAATAAGCTACAACGTAAAAGAGTTAATAGGGCAAGCATTATCGATCCTTTTTCCTAGTACCCAAGGAGTATTACGCGGTATTGAGTCAGCAACGAAACACAAAGAGTATGACTCAGAGGTTCTCTACGACCTCGCCGTACGTTGACCTAACTAaccaaaattttatttcatttcaatcaaAAACTGATTCCTGATAATGATCagttaatttttaatggatCATCATTGACAATAATTTCATTGGCAAGCGATAAAATtttacagaagaaaaaaaaataaacgtttgCCATAAtctatacttttattaaaaatatggcATGCCCTTTAGAAAAATACAGCGTTTCGTTGGAAATTGAGAGGGTGAACAGAGTGAATCATTGTTTCTTAGAAACCAATAAGAATTCGCATCGTATCAAGAGAGAAAATCCACCCTCACTCTAGATCAACCTTCATTGAGCAGATGTATGACTCATTCGATAGCTTTGTATTGGCAACAACCTACTACTAAGAAGTCAAAGGCCCTATTCCTCAACGAGTATTATCTACTCTTCGTTTACATCCAAGTGAGGGAGAAAGATTTGTATGATGAAGCTCTTCATTAAACTGGTACTCCACTGAAGTTTGTCTCATCGACCGTAGATAAGCCATtaccgataaaaattataataaaaatatttaattaaaagattaaattctAATGAACCTTATCCAAAAGAATCCTTTTATCTTCtcgtaattttaataatttctcacGATCTCTTTCGATTTGTCCGTCTAAATCTTGAAGTTGATTTTGGGCATTGAGTAATTCGTTTCTAAGATTTTCGGTTGTTACCAATCGTTCCTCAGAAATATCCTCTAGACATTTGACTTCTTCTtccaatttatctttttcctagAACCAAATATTACTTCGTGTTAaatagttataaatataattgcgttaaattctaaaaatctttcatcattttaattaatatgatagaCCATTTCTTGattgtatacatttataaaaatatatagaaataaataatatgattgtttacgtataaaaaaaaataaaatatagtgtATTCAACAGATAAAATCTTGTGACCACTGGTGAACTATACAGCAACCACCGTACGATATACGTAGCTCTTTCGTTTCATAATTAGCTGCTGGCGAAGTGCCAAATACTCGCTTGTGTAAGCACCCTACGCTCCGAATTCGTTGGCCACACGTATCTGCTCCTACGAACGTGAACGTGGATGTAAGCATACAAAGCataagagcaaaagagagaaaaccaGTGacacgaatatatttatttacgactATCGACAAGAGAAACGAACTACATTTCTAATGTCACGTTTGATTTTGCTGtcacgatataaaaatttatatatatatatatatatatatatatatatatatatatatatatatatatatatatataataaatgcgcgcacgtatatattaaaaatgttacaaaaaCGTTAGATTTAAAAAGCTTTTAAAACTTgttgaatgaaatgaaaatataatttgtcatCGAAAGAATATGATCaaagaaagatcaaaaaagaaaatcatgaaCTTTTGAGATCTACTCTTCGATGCACAGTTGAAATTTGCTACGCGAGTTCTCTTGGTAGCGTCATCCCCCTACTTAGAAACACGTCATTGAACTCTCGTATTCGTCGAGCTCCGAGGGTGTCACGCTCTTACACATACGTCACACCTGCTAACTACATATTCTCCAACGTATCCAAATGAAACCTGCGCAACTATAAACTTCTTGAAACAAGTATGAAGAACTTAatgatattttgatattaataaaaaatattatcacgatttgaaaatgttttgcTTGTTCGTTACTCTGTACCTATTTGCAAAGTAAATTCAACATTTTAAAAAGGACAAAATCCTAATATTCAACAAGTACATTAACCTCCACCCTATAAGTAAATAACCCTATAACAGATACATTAATCCATCCTATAATACCTAAACTAACCTTATAAATGAACTTCTACATAAAACTACCATGTAAGTTTGAAGTAACAGTTGCATATCTAttgtttttacattttctttcattcattttatcgttattactttcattGTCGTCTCTTCGTATATtcagtttcttatttttttttttatttttttaatagaatttatacttagtataattatattagtacaaataatattataacattcatattaaataattttgttgtaAACGCGACAAAATGTAAGGTATAAAAagttaaacaaattatttcttttaccttcttgAGAACATCACGTTCCTGAAAATGTTCCTCAAGCTGAGTTTTCATACGCTGAGCCTCccaattcaatttattaacaCGGCCATTTTCCGTCTCAAGCAAACGACGGAGAACAACGATCTGTAAGCGTAGATGCTCGATTTGCCGTGCTAGTTCTTCAATAGTTTTCTGTAGGTGGCCGACGTCCGCTCGTCTACGTCTCCAAGCGTTCAGTATCAATACATGACAAAGAATATTCGCGGCTTTTTCTGGATTCTGTGAAAGACTGTTAACACCCTCTTCTATGTTAGCAGACAAGAAATTCTTTGTCCACGTTCGATGTCCGATTCCTAGAACACCTTTATTAATTCCTACGATGTCCTTGCTACGTTCTCCTAAATCTTCTCGATGTCCTAGCGACGAATTACTCTctgatctataaaaaaaaaattgataatatttaatatatatgtatgtgtataaaagataaatttacaaACATGGCGTAGATAGCATTGGTGTTCAAACATGGCGATAACAGCATCAAATGTAATggaattttataaatcgttatttaaaatatctgatTTATTTACCTGAAATTAGCTATATCTGGATCAATAGCTGCAAATGAAAGATCGGTCATGGATAAGCTCTTTCTACAATGTGACGAACTGATAGCACGCAAAATTGGTGAAGAACAAGCCGAATTTGAGTGATTATTATCTGGGCAACTTTTAATTGTAGCAATGGAGACGTTACTATGATTTATTGCACTTAATCCGATTAATTTAAACGGATTACGGACAGATCGATGGTATGGGCTCGTTCGTTGACATTTTATAGGCAATTGTGAATACTGAAGCTTATGCCTTACACATTGTTTAAGATTTACTGTTATTGAGGAACCAGAAGGATTATCCTCCTTGCTGGTCCCCGCCAGAGCGTAAAGAATAGGCGAATTACTCGCTGAGAGGTACGTTATTTCTGGcattgcttcttttttctggaATTATATTGCGGATAAAATTCTCTTCGCATAGGCGATCGagattgtttcttttgttattctttGTCATGGTTACGAAATCTGCTTAACTTTCCTTTTAAGATTtcgagcgaaaaaaaaagaaaaacgagaaacgtTATTTCAATCTTCAATATCAAAATCGAACCTTTCAAACTTTCCACCGATTAtccaataacaaaaataaacgcatcacaatagtacattttaataaatcaaaaataatgaatataataatatattcgataatgataatatcaaaaataattaattaatattaataacaatatatattcaaataagtTTGCTGTATCCTAATCTTCATCATTGTTTAATTACTTCAATTcgtcgatcttttttcttcttttttctcccttaatatacctatatatattgaaatatacttGAACAAACGTATATACAGTATGCGGTAGAGAAATGAgtgattataaaaatcgattttctcgGATATAACTAGGATAGGGATAATCTGACTatctattttgtatttttgtatatttgttttaaagtaaaaaaaaaaaaaagaaagaaaaaagcatttCATTGTTTGAAGATGACAACGATTGATGTTGAACTTCTGGCAAAAATATGATTTGTTACGATATAATCCTTACTTTTGTAATACATCTTAATCGATGAACGCATATTTGCGTACCAGTCCGGTCAACTGGCTCATGATTACTGATGGTATTCATAATGCTAATAGTAGAGCATAAACAgttgaatttcttttaattcagcGATgcttaaaaaatcaatttatataatagctCGTTTCTCTGTTGTATTCTGTGCTTAAATATACCTAAATGTATCTGAATATACTTGAATATACCAGAGAACATaactatattctatatatcatATACGGAAAGTGTATAGAAAGTATGATTCATCATTGTACACGCGAGAACTCAGGTACTTAGGTACGAAGTTTCTCTATTAAATTCTAAGTATTACGTGACAATAGTCAATGCAATCATTCGATGAGTTATGAATCCTGTTCCTAGACTATCTagtattgtataatttttattttcctaactctttttttcttttaataaataacgcACGTAGATCACACAAGCCTAATTTCAAAGTAGACGTTACgaataatagagagagagagagagagagagagagagagaaatgaagtaatataaatatgttaagcCAAGTAAAGAGCGATCATAATCACGATCAATCCACAAAACGAAGGTTATGCACGTACATCGAAACTTCGCATTTGACTTCGTGACCTTGATAAAGAATCAAGGCCGAAGCAATTTCCAAATAAGAGAGATAATAGAACAGACAGAAAGAACCCACGATAccaaagattaaaaaaatgttaacgaATTTAAGACACGTtgatatgttatataattattcacaGATATATCTAATAACCGGTATATTCACAGCTAAAACACGATGCATACGTGTGAATGACTAcggtaaattaattttctaacgtTTATTAGTTCCAAAGTTTCAAGTGTGAAAACTTTTCGAGCTCGTAACGAAGATCaaagatatattcttttaagaaTAGAAACTAATCAAAAATTAGTTTATCAATCGTACGTTCTGATATTTAAGAACGTATATATCTGAAAAATGAGGTTATATACGAGTCGTAACATATGCAGATTAATACAATTCGTAGAAAATCTTTAACGcgatttttttctaagaatTCGGACGGTTATAAGAGCGAGCCAGAACAAGTGgttctcgatcgatcgtagaTTTCGATTATAGGaagaaaacgaggaaaaaTTGAAACTAAATAGTAAATGCGATCGGATAAAATCGACGATTGATCGTACGTGTTCGTAAAGATTCGCCGAATATCTCCGATCACGCTCGAAGGGAATCGGCGCGGAAAGGCGCGACGATGACGCGTTCTCCTCTTCTCACaacccttctcctctttctcctcctcatcaAACTTGAGCGATCCCCTCTTCTACGGTACAATAAGAGTTCTTCCTCCTCGTCATTGTAGTTGAAAACCAGCACAAGCAGTCGTACCACAAACCGTACAATGCTACAAACGTGTTTCATTAAATCCTGTTTCTATAAAagatttcttaatttatttctgCGGTCGACCATTttgattgataattaaaaataattaatacgataagCGGTTGTATAAAGATCAATaattggaattaaaaaaaaaaagagaggtgGGAGACAAATCACGACCTCAATTACGACAGTGTCTTAATTTGTATTGCACGTTTTCATAGTGTTTAAGTGCGTCAGAACTTAAGAAAGAGTTCTTCATTCTTCGTAAAATCCTTacggaagaggagagaaaaacaagaaaaagagacacagataaagggagaaagaaagaaaggcaaacagagacagaga
This portion of the Vespa velutina chromosome 4, iVesVel2.1, whole genome shotgun sequence genome encodes:
- the LOC124948613 gene encoding spindle pole body protein pcp1-like; translation: MPEITYLSASNSPILYALAGTSKEDNPSGSSITVNLKQCVRHKLQYSQLPIKCQRTSPYHRSVRNPFKLIGLSAINHSNVSIATIKSCPDNNHSNSACSSPILRAISSSHCRKSLSMTDLSFAAIDPDIANFRSESNSSLGHREDLGERSKDIVGINKGVLGIGHRTWTKNFLSANIEEGVNSLSQNPEKAANILCHVLILNAWRRRRADVGHLQKTIEELARQIEHLRLQIVVLRRLLETENGRVNKLNWEAQRMKTQLEEHFQERDVLKKEKDKLEEEVKCLEDISEERLVTTENLRNELLNAQNQLQDLDGQIERDREKLLKLREDKRILLDKISASEALATERGSRADRAESAIEDLQIRLAAHVALVDSAQEQNQQYAKQLKVREDERMKLEKQLRSSIETGKALSLRSNVLENQLADKEAALHRIESIYNGQLMELNELKERLIRQSQEGGWSSRVLQIAGSVVRAPRAILRTLSFLSSTTVPS